CGCCGATTTCGGGGCCGGCGTGTAGGTACACGCCACCATCGCTCGTGCGAGCGATGGTCGACCCGACGCCATTGCAGATGGCGAGGGCCGTGGCCCCCTTCTGCTGGGCTTCCTTGAGTGCCGCGAGCGTGTCGGCGGTTTCGCCAGACTGGCTGATGGCTAGTACGAGCGTCCCCGGTTTGATGATGGGGTTCCTGTAGCGGAATTCCGATGCGTATTCGACTTCTACCGGCACTCCTGCAAGGTCTTCGATCATGTATTCACCGACCATGCCGGCGTAGTAGCTGGTGCCGCAAGCCGTGATGATGATGCGGTTGATGTTCCTGAGCTCGTTGATGTTCGTGTCGAGCCCGGCGAGCTTGGCGTTCCCTTCTGCCACGAGCAATCGACCGCGCATGGTGTTGCGCAATACTTCGGGCTGCTCGAAAATTTCCTTGAGCATGAAATGCGGGAATCCGCCCTTCGCGACGGCATCGGCGTCGAAATCTACGTCCTTGACTTCGCGTTGGACTTCGTGGCTGTTCATGTTGACAATGGAATAGCAACCGTTCTTCACCTGCACGATGTCGTTGTCGTCGAGATACACCACCTTCTGCGTGTGGTTGATAATGGCCGAAACGTCACTTGCGAGGAAGAAGTCGCCTTCGTTCCCGATGCCGAGGATGAGCGGGGAGCCGCGGCGTGCGCCGATAAGCGTACCCGGTTCGTCGCTGGAGATGACGGCGAGGCCGAACGTCCCTTCGATTTTGGCGATGGCCTTGAGTACGGCGGTCTTGAGGTCGCCGGTGTAGAAACGTGCAATCAAGTGCGCCACAACTTCGGTATCGGTCTCGGACTGGAATTTGATCCCGTCGGAGATGAGCTTGGCCTTGAGGCTTGCGTAGTTCTCGATGATGCCGTTGTGGACAATGGAAATTTTGCCGTTGTAGCTCATGTGCGGGTGCGCGTTTTCGACGGTCGGAGCGCCGTGCGTGGCCCAGCGGGTGTGTGCGATGCCGATGGTGCCCTTTGGCGGGTTCACCTTGAGCTTGTCTTCAAGTTCCTTGATCTTGCCGGAAGCCTTTACTGTCTTGATGGTCCCGTTGTCAATAAGGGCGACACCCGAACTGTCGTAACCGCGATATTCCAGTTTCTTGAGCCCGCCGACGAGAATGGGCAGGGCTTCGTTTGTGCCAATATAGGCGACAATTCCGCACATAATAAATCCTTTAAAAGATAAATTCTGACATAATATACGAAAAGAATGTGTAAAAATCTTTTTTTCGTGCGCTAAATCACTGCCGTTTTGCTATTTTACTGATGTCAATTTTAAAAGAGGACTCTTTATGAAGACAAAAATGATTATTGCGGCTGGCGCCATTGCCATGCTTCTGACTGGCTGTGACCAGTTCTGCCAAGGCCCGAAGACCAAGACTTCCCTTGTTACCGAGAAGGAGAAGTACAGCTATGCTCTCGGTGCTCATTTCGGCAACCAGGCTCACTTCCAGCTCGTTACCCGCGACTCCATTGATTTGGACATTGACCTCTTCATCCAGGCGTTCAAGGAACGTTATATGGAAGATTCCGCTAAGTTCCTGATGAACGACTCCGTGATTTTCCAGACCCTGACCGACCTTTCCCAGGCTCGTCAGGCTGAAAAAGTGAAGAAGGATAGCATCGCTGCCGAAACAAACAAGGCTGCCGGCGAAGCCTTCCTCGCTGCGAACAAGACTGCCGAAGGCGTCGTGACGACTGCTAGCGGCCTCCAGTACAAGGTAATCACCGAA
This genomic window from uncultured Fibrobacter sp. contains:
- the glmS gene encoding glutamine--fructose-6-phosphate transaminase (isomerizing), with amino-acid sequence MCGIVAYIGTNEALPILVGGLKKLEYRGYDSSGVALIDNGTIKTVKASGKIKELEDKLKVNPPKGTIGIAHTRWATHGAPTVENAHPHMSYNGKISIVHNGIIENYASLKAKLISDGIKFQSETDTEVVAHLIARFYTGDLKTAVLKAIAKIEGTFGLAVISSDEPGTLIGARRGSPLILGIGNEGDFFLASDVSAIINHTQKVVYLDDNDIVQVKNGCYSIVNMNSHEVQREVKDVDFDADAVAKGGFPHFMLKEIFEQPEVLRNTMRGRLLVAEGNAKLAGLDTNINELRNINRIIITACGTSYYAGMVGEYMIEDLAGVPVEVEYASEFRYRNPIIKPGTLVLAISQSGETADTLAALKEAQQKGATALAICNGVGSTIARTSDGGVYLHAGPEIGVASTKAFTSQVTVLAMIALLLGRQRRLSFEAGADIARSLLDLPLLAEETLKLSDKIKDLAAQYSKANNFLYLGRHFNYPVAMEGALKLKEISYIHAEGYPAAEMKHGPIALIDENMPVVVIAPKDALFDKIISNVREIKARGGRVIAITTEDCHPLDEIADHIIKVPKTIPMLMPILTCIPLQLLAYHIAVLRGNDVDQPRNLAKSVTVE
- a CDS encoding FKBP-type peptidyl-prolyl cis-trans isomerase; this encodes MKTKMIIAAGAIAMLLTGCDQFCQGPKTKTSLVTEKEKYSYALGAHFGNQAHFQLVTRDSIDLDIDLFIQAFKERYMEDSAKFLMNDSVIFQTLTDLSQARQAEKVKKDSIAAETNKAAGEAFLAANKTAEGVVTTASGLQYKVITEGTGATPADDHIVKVHYTGTLLDGTKFDSSVDRGEPLEFPINAVIPGWTEMLKLMKVGEKVTAWIPSDLAYGPHGRGSQIPGNSLLVFEMELIDTHAADAPKEEPKVEAKAAAPKAAPKPAEKPAEAPKTEAAPANP